The Scyliorhinus torazame isolate Kashiwa2021f chromosome 29, sScyTor2.1, whole genome shotgun sequence genome includes the window tctggcagcatctgtagagagagaacaagagttaacgtttcggatttttttgcgaggagaggttgagtaggtcagGCCTGTACtcattgtagtttagaagaatgagaggcgaccttattgagacatatcggattctcggggggggtttgacagggtcgatgctgagaggttgtttccccttgtgagagagtctaggaccagaaggcataatctcagagtaacgggtcgtccatttaagacagatgtgGAGGAATATCTTCTCtcggaggggagtgaatctgtggaattctttaccgcagagagctgtagaggctgggtcgttaagtatgttcaaggctgagatagacagattgttAATCGGTaaaagaatcaagggttatggggatgaggcaagaaaatggaattgaggattatatcagatctgtcatgatctcattgaatggctgagggTGACATGATTTCTgcccctgtgtcttatggtcttatggaagaaaGCCTGCCACCCCCTGGTTACCCAGTCAGGCCCCACGTGGCTCCAATCCCACACTGTTCCGCCTGACAGGTAATCCCCTCTGACGTTTCCCGGGCGTGACCATCTCGAGTAAATATGGTCCTGTGTCGCCTAAATAAATAACACTCGCGAAAAGATCTAATGCGACACCAAACAACGCCAGCAACAACATCTTACACTTGTGTAGCACCTTTAATgaagtaaaatatcccaaggtgcttcacaggaatgttatcaagCAATATATACTGAGCCGCATAAGGAGGTATTATGACAGGTGACTTAAATCTCGGTCTTGGGGAGCATCTTGAAGCAGGAGCAGAGCGCGTTAGAGGTTTTGGGAAGGGATCCCGCAGATTGGTGCCTAGGCAGCTGACGGCTGAGCTGCTGATGGTGAAGACCAGTTTATGGCAATGAAGTGATTTGAGAGTGCATGAAAATCCAAGTCTCTCCGCCCAACAGTTGTCAGAGCTTTGGTCACACTGCAAAGTGGCAAAAGCACAGAACCAAGAACGTAACTTCATGCCGACCAGAGTTGCAAATTTACAAGCATCTATTAAATGCCATTAAACTCTGGTTGACTTCTGGCACTGGGTAGATGATGCCACAATTTTGATTCGGTGGCCTCACTGGGACAGATGTCCTTGAATACAAATAAACCCTAGCAACAGGATGATCCAGTGTACCTACCGTGCTCCGGCTGAAGCAATGAAACAGCCGATTGGCTAAAAATGGTGATACTTGTGTAAAAAAGCAGTGAGATTTTGCACGATGATCTTCATGGTCAACCAGCCAATTTCACCACTGCAGCAACTTCAAGTGGTACCCTGAACTCTTTTATATCTGGTTGGTACTATTACTCCACAGTATAATGTAACCCTTTTGTTGTTGCTTGATTTAAGGATTTAGTTATCCTTTAATGTTTGGGCTGTGGGTGGTAGAAGAACAAAGGGACTTTGGTTTGTATACCACCTTTCACAGCCTCTGCATGCTTGTAAATTTGCAATTCTGGGTCATCAAAAAGAGCAGAAGCATTGTCCCGGTGTCCTGGCTAATAGTTATCCCTCGACCAACAttgctaaaacagattatctgctcattctcCCATTACCGtttggcgggcagcacggtagcacagtggtaagcactgttgcttcacagcgccagggtcccaggttcaattcccggcttgggtcactgactgtccggggtctgcacattctccccgtgtctgcgtgggtttcctccgggtgctccggtttcctcccacgagtcccgaaagacgtgcttgttaggtgaattggacattctgaatgctccctccgtgtacctgaacaggcgccggagtgtggcgacaaggggattttcacagtaacttcattgcggtgttaatgtaaacctacttgtgacaataaaggttatataTAAATTGACTTGcgcgtttcctacatcacaacagtgaccacactccgAAAGTTCTTCATTGTCTATAAGGCACCATGGGACATCCTGAGGCCCTGAAAGGTGCTATGTCAATGCAAGTAATGCAGGAAAGTAATTTATTTTTCCCATTTGTTCCTTTTTCCTTGACACAGAACAACAAACTCTTCATGGAATTCTTCGTGACTATCGGCTTTGAAGGTCTGGAAAACAAATATAATTTGGAACTTTCCCGAGGTAACTATCTCCATTGTTGTTTAGCTTGCCGCTTATCCCCGAGACCTGGATTCCGCCCTCCTTTCTAACCTTGGAACAGAACCTTTGCCTGGTGAACTACATGGCTAGTTCCAACGATGGGCAGAATGAGGTGCTTTCCCAGCTGGCGGATCCATTGTTCAGTCAGTATTCTCCACGGGGCTGTCTCTCCTCCCTGGAGGCCTACCGGGATTGTTGCCATACGTTGGTGACAGAGAGCAAAAGAGCGAGACAGTTGCCCGCTGCTATTTTCAGCCACCAGTCTTGTGAGGGTGGGAGACACTTGTTTCTGTTGAGCCCATGAATTGCAAGTCCCCAGAAAGCTGGAAGATTGCCTATATCGgtttgatagaacaaagaacaaagaaatgtacagcacaggaacaggcccttcggccctccaagcccgtgccgaccatgctgcccgaataaactacaatcttctacacttcctgggtccgtatccctctattcccatcctattcatgtatttgtcaagatgccccttaaacgtcactatcgttcctgcttccaccacctcctccggtagcgagttccaggcacccactaccctctgtgtaaaaaaacttgcctcgtacatctactctaaaccttgcccctctcaccttaaacctatgccccttagtaattgacccctctaccccgggggaaagcctctgactatgttGGTAAGCTGGCGAAAGAAAGAAATTaaagacttgaatttatatagcgccttttcttaggataccggaccagatcccaacatttgttcggataccggacaagaatctaaaaaaaatattttttaatttgggtagcacggtaccattgtggatagcacaattgcttcacagctccagggtcccaggttcgattccggcttgggccactgtctgtgtggagtctgcacattctccccgtgtgtagtgggtttcctccgggtgctccggtttcctcccacagtccaaagatgtgcaagttaggtgattggccgtgataaattgcccttagtgtccaaaattgcccttagtgttgggtggggttactgggttatggggatagggtggaagtgttgaccttgggtagggtgctctttccaagagccggtgcagactcgatgggccgaatggcctcctgcactgtaaattctatgtatgtctatgtaatttgtaaaactgtgaggaaagggtactttACCCCCAAGAGTGACTCTGATTAGTAGGTATTTTTTTCTGTAAAACAAActataatttaaacacagaattaaccacattactatcaaagaaaataactttacaattatcagttaaatagttcttaaacacaaggaaaaacctGAACTCACTATTCATACCTGctgctaactccaattaagcaacacaatacagttcaaatgccacttataaacaaAGTTAACAAATGGATTGCCTGCCTGCTTAGTTATATGGAGactataggagagagagagagaccctttcaggagcagaaccagtacacatctgctcaacctagcagcatttggcaaaactgctgttcagttTCAAATTCTCCCGTCTGGTCAGGCATGAATCATATGGTAAGCTGCAAATCTACAGaccgacctggctcctcccattaattattgAATAGCTTAGAGTAGTCTCCAATTTGATGTCCATGACAGAATGACGACCTtccaggaccataagacataggagtcatagtaggccatttggcccatcgaatctgctcggcCATACAGTGAGACCATGACTGATCGGAAATTATAACCCTCAACCTTTAATGGATGTGAACCCAGATTCCAGAGGTGAGCCAGTGTTGCTGAAATTGGTTACAATTTTGTTCCCAGAGTGGCGAATGCTGAAAAACAGGAAATTTCTGGGATCCATAACAGAACAGAACATCAGAACAAAGTCAAAACCTGTTATCCAAGAACTGGAATCCAGGTAAAGTGATCGGCGAAAGAACTTGCACCTCAGACGACCTTGATGCGTTTCCCCTTTGCACATAAAGACAACATGATAGCACCCGGATCATACAACACAGCAGGAGCCCATCTTGCCTGAAGGAGATTCTCCAATTAGTCTAACcaacccaaccccccgcccccccccacacacttcttTCCCCGCAGCCCTGCAGTGCAGATGGAAATAATCCCAGCCACTACGAAGTTCTGATGGAAGTGCTTTCCATTTTTTaaattgggggccggtttagctcagtgggctagatgtgATGCagcacaaggccaacagcgcgagttcaattcccgtaccagctgagaattctgactttttcctctgtgtacccgaacagacgcctaaatgtggcgactaggggcttttcacagtaacttcattgcaattttaatgtaagcctacttgtgacaataaaggttaacttttttactggggctggtttagcacagtgggctaaacagctggcttgtaatgcagagcaaggccagcagcgcgggttcaattcccgtgccagcctccacgaacaggcgccgggatatggcgatgaggagcttttcacagtaacttcattgaagcctacttgtaacaatacacgattattattattgttaattatCTACTTGTTTCCGGGATGTTGCCGTCGCTGGCTATGCCAGAATGTGTTGCCCGtccccaattgcctttgagaaggtggtggtgagctgccttaaaccgctgcagtccctgtggtgtaggtacacccacagtgctgttagggagggagttccaggattttcacccagtgacaatgaaggaacggccaacatatttccaagtcaggatagtgagtggcctgttgggaaattgcaggtggtggtgcaggCATCTGATGTccttgaccttctaggtggtagagtttgcAGGAGGATGTGCTCTAGAAGATGCGgcacggtggcaagcactgctgcctcacccctgGCGCtaacgagggacccgggttcaattccggccttgggtgactctctgtgtagagtttgcacattctccccttacctgggtttcctccgggtgctcccgtttcctcctacggtccaaagatttgcatgctaggtggattggccgccctaaattgccgcttagtgtccaaagattaggtggtgttacagAGATTGGACTGGGGATTggactcaggtagggtgctctttcagagcgtcggtacagacccgatgggccgaatagcgtcCTTCACTTGAGGGATTCtatgagtcttggtgagttgctgcactgtaccttggagacggtccacactgctgctactgtgcttcaGTGGAGGAGGAGGTAAATGTTTACAGTGTTGAATGGGGTGCTGGTCAAGCAGGTTGCTTTTTCCTCGTTGCTGCTAAGCAAATGGGCAGACAGCTGAAAGGGATCTTGCATTTTCCTAACTTTTTCATGTAAAAAGATTCAGACTTGGGGGAACTGGATGATCCCAGCAGAATAAGGCTAAACCCATCCATCCTATTTTGTTTTGACAGCACCTCGTCCCCAGAAACTGGCAGTAACCCCCTTATATCAGAAGTGGAAAGGTAAGATTGCTTCATCTTAATTCAGAGTGGAAGAAGTTAATTATGGgcaacaaggtagcacagtggttagcacagttgcttcacagctccagggtcccaggttcgattcccggctgggtcactgtctgtgccgagtctgcacgtcctccccgtgtctgcgtgggtttcctccgggtgctccggtttccgcccaaagatgtgcaggttaggtggattggccatgctaaattgcccttcgtgtccaaaaagcttaagtgggggttattgggttacggggatagggtagatacgtgggcttgagtagggtgctctttgtaagggccggtgcagacgcgatgggccgaatggcctccttctgcactgtaaattctatgaattgattAGGTGACTTACGATAAAGGATATTGAATAGAGAGAGCACTGCGATTGAGATACTGATTGCAGGAGCCACATTCATGTTtgaaatttgtttttgtttttattcagAAAAGGGATCAGGACTGTATACACGGAATGAGCATTGTTACTGAATTCTTAacatcctctctctccattctggcAGTACCTGTGTGGAGCCGGAATACACAATCGTGGCTGAGCCTGCAGACGAGCACCCCAGCTTCCTGGTAGCAGAGATTTCCTTACCAAAAGTGGTTAGTGTTACATTCCCAGCCAGCTGCATTTTGGGGAAGATGGAGGAGGATCCTGCAGAGCCATGATAGATTTGTGAATAAAGTTGTAAAGTGGTCAGcattggtgcttcacagcgccagggacccaggttaaattccaggcttgggttactctctgtgtggagtttgcacgttctccccatgtctgcataggatcctccgcgtgctcctgtttcctcccactgtccaaaggtacgCAGATTAGGTGgtctggccattctaaattgcctctcagtgtccaaagatgtgcaagttaggtggggttacagggataggacaggggagtgcgcCTAGGCcgggtactctttcaaagggtcgctGCAGATGCAACAGGCCAaactgcctcctgcactgtaggaattctattctaaaaTATGGAAACCATTTCTTAATGAGCTTTATCAGTCACGAACAGTGAAAAGCCAATCAAGCACAGTACAGAAGTACTCTAATACCTAATGTGAGTGAataggagagcaggagagagagagaaggtcgtgGTCAGCCGGGGATGTCACacgagggaggggaaggagggtcacggagatggggaaggagggtcactgggatggggagggggggtcacacgcatggggagggggatggccaagaggagatttgctCGAGTTTCATGAAGGGTCTCAATAGAGAGGCTATTTCCAGTGGCTGAAAGAGGGGGCTAGCTGTAAGGTGATTGGCAGAAGGAGGTTGCGACACGAGGCAAAACATTTTTATACAATGATCGGTTAAGCATTTGGAATGCGCAGCCTGATCGGATGGATACTGAAAGAAAATGGCCTCGTGTTGCACCCTCCGATTCTACAGTTACAAGGggctgtgttatgggtcagggtttacagaaccccaaagtgtatcatggagttcacctgacccacaacttttaatagattgtggtatggggagcacacggcccactctacaggtgtggtacagcagaaatggacaagtgttttttaaaacaaaacaatgtttattctatgaactcaagttaaccgttttaaaacaaaccgtgaatatctcagcaaccagtaaatcaaatacaccacccaaagaatacaacactaagtaatctgtgtgctgttcttttaacatccaaaagacttaacaaacatcCAAACATCAGGGTTTAGATtcaatactgagaacatttataattctgaattcaccaaatgaataagatagtctttggatggcagacttcagatgcagctcactgaaaaatacagacacacgcaagctttttctcaaactgatactaaaaagcagaagtagagctcagctccacccacactctgatatcactccagtaacatgagcagctccatttcttaaaggtacatttcttaaacggccatttctgaaaggtactctcacatgacagctggtttagcacagtggactaaacagctggcttgtaatgcggaacaaggccagcagcgcgggttcaattcccgtaccagcctccccgaacaggcgccggaatgtggcgactaggggcttttcactaacgtcactgaagcatacttgtgacaataagcgattattattattacaagtgcTCCCTCTTTGTGCCACAGGATTCAGCAGGATCATTACTGCTTGACCTCGGAGAAGACCGGATTGTGCTGTGGGCACGGCCTGACCTTTATCACCTAGATATTTACATCCCGTATAACATTGTTCAGGAGGAAAGTGGCTCTCAGTTCAACCGGAAAAGCAGGGTAAGGAAGTGCCGAGCAGATCACTGATCTTTCTACTACTCAACTGACCTGTGACAGACACCAGCCAAAGAAGCTTATTGTAAAAATACCCTTTCATGAAAAAAAAGTGCACATGGACAGAAAAACATGCTTAGGAGTGTGTTGATTCCTTTGACCTGTATATGTATATGTGCAGGTGCCATAAAGCATCAGACAGGAATGAATTGTCCCTCtttatccagtgtgtgctgtaCATGCACAAGGGCAGATGTGCCACAttcgggtcccaggtttgattcccggcttgggtcactgcctgtgcggagtctgcacgttctccctgtgtctgcgtgggtttcctccgggtgctccggtttcctcccacaagtcccgaaagaagtgcttgttaggtgaatttgactttctgaattctccctctgtgtacccgaacaggcgccggaatgtggcgactaggggactttcacagtaacttcattgcagtgttaatgtaagcctacttgtgacaataataaagattatcattattatgttGCACCAGACAGGAGTGAAATGAGCACTTGGTGCCAGTGTGGCAAGGCGAGAGATAGTCAGCGACACAAAATAAGGAGAAGACTGACCTTGAGAAGGAAGTTACCTAAATGCAGTGCGGAATTATTCACTTTGTGTACTGTTTTCTTTTTCTTAACAGGTTCTGACTGTAACGATGCCAGTCCAGCCGGCCTAAAACCAAGATCGATTCCAGTACCAGCAGTGCTCACAGAGACTAGTAAACCGGGGTTGGGGGGGCGCTTTCACTTGATCCCAGTGTGTACaccatcagcatttaccctgtcgttTTCCATGCCAATTACATGGTTTTACTGTGTCGCGCTCTTGGGAATTATGCTTAAAAATAATCGATGTTCCAAGTCcatggccaccgactatcctctggCACCTTGTCCAAGTTTTTCTTTTAATATTGATTCACGGGCTGGCAGGGATGATATTTATTCACTCCTCATTCACCTCGAGGTGGCGGTGAGCCGCGCCCTTCAGTACAGCTGCGTGGTTTACGACGCCCGATCGCAGGGGAGTCGAAAGTCactcacgttgctgtggatctgaagtctcttggaggccagactgggtaaggaaggccgatttccttcccagagtgaaccaggtggggtttttgtGGCGATCCAGTAGTTTTGCGGTCCCCATTACTGGGGCAGGCTTTTTGTTTGGAGTTGAACCCGCAACTCAGGATCACTAGTCTGGGCCCCTGGGCTACTGGATCAGTGGCATAAGCACTAAGCTCCCATGTTACCCATTGTGCATAACAATTAGTGAAGAAAGCAGGCAAGCTGTTTGACATTGGAGGGCATCACAGCCACATCCAGTGCTGCCCTCCAACTTCTTGTTATCCTTTGCAGCAACCAGTCACTGTTTTAAGATTAAAAGCGAGGATTaaagttgattttttaaaaattattattcatTCCCGGAATGTGGCCAttactggcaatgccagcatttattacccatccctaattgcccttgagaaggtggtggtgagctgccttcttgatcccgctgcagcccctgaggtgtagtaggtacacctacagtgctgttagggagggagttccaggattttgacccaccgacagtgaaggaacggccgatatattcccaaaTTAGGATGGTGAGGagcttgcaggggaacctccaggtggtggtggacccaggtatctgctgttcttgaccTTCTAGACGGCAGTGGTTGCGAGTTTGGAAGGATTATTGCAAACACACGAGAAGAGGAGCAATGCCNNNNNNNNNNNNNNNNNNNNNNNNNNNNNNNNNNNNNNNNNNNNNNNNNNNNNNNNNNNNNNNNNNNNNNNNNNNNNNNNNNNNNNNNNNNNNNNNNNNNCCGAATGGCCACCCTTCTGCACTAGGTATTCTATTCTATGACGATTGCTATTGTGTGCCAATGGcagagggactgaatgtttaaggtggtgcatggaatgccaatcaagcaagttttttttaaatttagagcactccaattattttttccaatgaaggggcagttttgcatggccaatccacctaacctgcagatctttgggttgtgggggtgagacccacgcagacacggggagaatgtgcaaactccacacggacagtgacccagggccgggatcgaacccgggtcctcagcgccgcaatcaaGCAAGTTGCTTtgctctggatggtgtcaagcttgttggagttgcactcaccaggttcatagatcatagaatttacagtgcagaaggaggccatttggcaggtcttcaccggctcttggaaagagcaccccacttaagccctcacctccatcctatcccctgtaaaccagtaaccccaactaacctaagggcaaatttaacatggccaatccacctaatctgcacatcctttggactgtgggaggaaaccggagcacccggaggaaacccaggcagacacggagagaacgtgcagactccgcacagacagtgacccaagccgggaatcgaacctgggaccctggagctgtgaagcaactgtgctaaccactgtgctaccgtgcctgccaTGATCGTCAACTAATCACTAACACCAATCTTCAATCAACACACATCTGATACAATTCACCGACGGTATAGATAATCATTTGCTATTCATCCTATCATAGAACTTCTATTTAATCCTTCGAGTTTGTTAGCTCCTGTGAATGTGACTTTGTTTTTATTTTTCGCCAAGAATctcattcaagggcagcacggtggcgcagtgggttagccctgcagcctcacggcgccgaggtcccaggttcgatcccggctctgcgtcactgtccgtgtggagtttgcacattctcccccgtgtttgcctgggtttcgcccccacaacccaaagatgtgcaggctaggtggcttggccacgctaaaattgccccttaattggaaaaaatgaattgggtacttctaaattttttttttttaaaagaatctcgTTCAATCGAGATGTACAGCTGTTGGGTAGATACTTTGAAAAAAGCAACTTGGGTTTGATATAAAGGTACTCACAAATTTATTGAGCACATCCGTGGACAGAGTGTGGATCTGGTCGGAAATCTCAACTGCCCGATCAAACAATTCACCTATTGAAATTGTTTGACATGCACCATGCTGATTGACACAAATGGGCATGACGATGCCAGTCCCGGCTTCAACTCCAAGCACCAACACTACCAGGGAAAGTAAATCTAGGAGAGAGACAAAAAAGTTCCAAGTAAGTTAAGCGCCTGAATGCGTTAATGACGGAGTTGTCATCACGGAGCCAGAGAAAGTTCCAGATTCCGTCCACAGTTCCATGCTGATCACAGCCGGGATTCTTAAAGTGCTGCCATTGCCCACAATGGCTTGGCTGGGCCAGCGAGAGAGTAGGTCGGAAAATCAGCCAGCATTTCTACTCCCAATCCTTACCCTTTGACTTTTTTCTTCTTCCTGCCCCCTAACCA containing:
- the LOC140403982 gene encoding PIH1 domain-containing protein 1-like, with protein sequence MAMTDGSLLSAEMTEDTLYEQLLLQAAQEMQNQLPTGQESKQIRPQPGFCVKTKMKNGEKVFINVCKADQIPPPPDLSEEGLVTLLESDDPSEYRIPMSLGEPHAEIDNSSNGCTAYDIVINSKFYNKIQNNKLFMEFFVTIGFEGLENKYNLELSREWRMLKNRKFLGSITEQNIRTKSKPVIQELESSTSSPETGSNPLISEVESTCVEPEYTIVAEPADEHPSFLVAEISLPKVDSAGSLLLDLGEDRIVLWARPDLYHLDIYIPYNIVQEESGSQFNRKSRVLTVTMPVQPA